The Henckelia pumila isolate YLH828 chromosome 2, ASM3356847v2, whole genome shotgun sequence genome includes a window with the following:
- the LOC140880399 gene encoding magnesium transporter MRS2-1-like yields MYGSEIPLAMSDLKQRLLPPRPASAINLRDSSSRPSGRLPFQGVDVSGLKKRGQGLRSWIRVDVSGNSQVIEIDKFGMMRRCDLPARDLRLLDPLFVYPSTILGREKAIVVNLEQIRCIITADEVFLLNSLDSYVLQYVVELQRRLQASGARGVWQSEGHELSRRRGNRNFDNTFENTSPDYLPFEFRALEVALEAACTFLDSQAAELEIEAYPLLDELTSKISTLNLERVRRLKSRLVALTRRVQKVRDEIEQLMDDDGDMAEMYLTEKKSRMESSFYGEQSLTGYRSNDGPLSVSAPVSPVSSPPDSNRKLEKCLSIARSRHESVRSSESVTENIAELEMLLEAYFVVIDSTLNKLTSLKEYIDDTEDFINIQLDNVRNQLIQFELLLTTATFVVAIFGVVAGIFGMNFAIPMFDDSGAFQWVLVITGACGVVIFCTFLWFFKYKRLMPL; encoded by the exons ATGTATGG AAGTGAAATCCCTTTGGCAATGTCAGACCTCAAACAACGTTTGCTCCCTCCTAGACCTGCATCAGCTATAAACCTCAGAGATTCTTCATCTAGGCCCTCTGGCCGGTTGCCATTTCAAGGAGTTGATGTCTCTGGCCTGAAAAAGCGTGGGCAAGGCCTTCGATCATGGATACGTGTGGATGTATCTGGGAATTCTCAAGTGATTGAGATTGACAAGTTTGGTATGATGCGGCGTTGTGATCTTCCAGCACGTGACCTAAGATTACTAGATCCCTTATTTGTATACCCCTCAACTATTCTTGGTAGAGAGAAGGCAATTGTTGTAAATCTTGAGCAGATTCGGTGTATCATAACAGCAGATGAGGTTTTTCTCTTAAATTCTCTCGACAGTTATGTACTGCAATATGTGGTGGAGTTGCAGAGACGATTGCAAGCTTCAGGAGCCAGAGGTGTTTGGCAATCTGAAGGTCATGAATTgagcagaagaagaggaaatAGAAATTTTGATAATACATTTGAAAACACATCTCCTGATTATTTGCCCTTTGAATTCAGAGCTCTAGAAGTTGCTTTAGAGGCGGCCTGCACTTTTTTGGATTCTCAG GCAGCAGAGTTAGAGATCGAAGCTTATCCACTGTTGGATGAGCTAACATCCAAGATTAGTACTCTGAATTTGGAAAGGGTTCGTCGACTGAAAAGCAGACTTGTTGCATTGACTCGGAGAGTTCAGAAG GTTAGGGACGAAATAGAGCAGCTAATGGATGATGATGGAGACATGGCTGAAATGTATCTTACTGAGAAGAAAAGTCGCATGGAATCATCATTTTATGGTGAACAATCTTTGACGGGATACAGATCAAATGACGGTCCATTGTCAGTTTCTGCTCCCGTTTCTCCTGTTTCGTCACCCCCAGACAGTAATAGGAAGCTTGAGAAATGTCTGAGCATAGCGAGGAGTAGACACGAGAGTGTGAGGAGCTCAGAAAGTGTCACAGAGAATATAGCAGAGCTTGAAATGCTGTTGGAGGCATACTTCGTTGTGATTGATAGCACCCTCAACAAATTAACTTCG CTGAAGGAGTACATAGATGATACTGAAGACTTCATAAACATTCAGCTG GATAACGTTCGAAACCAGCTTATACAGTTTGAGCTGTTGCTGACTACTGCAACTTTCGTTGTCGCCATATTTGGTGTGGTTGCCGGGATATTTGGCATGAATTTTGCAATACCAATGTTTGATGACTCGGGTGCATTCCAGTGGGTCCTGGTAATCACAGGAGCTTGTGGAGTTGTCATTTTTTGTACTTTTTTGTGGTTTTTCAAGTATAAAAGACTGATGCCGCTGTAG